One genomic region from Nostoc sphaeroides encodes:
- a CDS encoding type II toxin-antitoxin system VapC family toxin, with the protein MTYLIDTCVMSEFVKKAPNPQVSQWFNQQPIEQLFLSSITIAEIKKGIYKIQDSQPERYQKLKIWLQKVEIEFSSHILPINDDILDNWAKFSASSELKGKKLAVMDSLIAATAHHHKLTLVTRNVDDFKLTPVKIINPYSLE; encoded by the coding sequence ATGACTTATCTAATAGACACCTGTGTAATGTCTGAGTTTGTTAAAAAAGCTCCCAACCCCCAAGTTAGTCAATGGTTTAATCAGCAACCGATTGAACAACTGTTTTTAAGTAGTATTACCATCGCTGAAATAAAAAAAGGGATTTATAAGATCCAAGACTCACAACCTGAACGATATCAAAAACTAAAAATATGGCTGCAAAAAGTAGAAATTGAATTTTCTTCTCATATTTTACCAATAAACGATGATATTTTAGATAATTGGGCAAAATTTTCTGCTTCTTCAGAATTGAAAGGTAAAAAATTAGCCGTAATGGATAGTCTGATTGCCGCAACAGCACATCATCATAAATTAACTTTAGTTACCCGCAATGTTGATGATTTTAAACTGACACCAGTTAAAATTATAAATCCTTACAGTCTTGAGTGA
- a CDS encoding AAA family ATPase: MKEELNILIQAQYPLIYLVTSEEERAEQAVSTIAQLLKPQRRVFVWTVTHGIVEYGQPRNVTQHNTVSPEAAIEWIIRQKEPSIFILKDLHPFIDAPATNRSLRDAIASFKGTQKNIILMSPMQQVPIELEKEVVVIDFTLPDMAELNKVLTQHVDQNRGRRLTTEAREKLLRAALGLTKDEAEKVYRKAQVTTGRLTEDEVDIVLSEKKQLIRRNGILEYIEEDETIDAVGGLEELKRWLKQRSNAFTERAREYGLPQPKGMLILGVPGCGKSLIAKTTSRLWGLPLLRLDMGRVYDGSMVGRSEANLRNALKTAESISPAILFIDELDKSFAGSGGSSDSDGGTSSRIFGSFLTWMQDKKSPVFVMATANRVERLPGEFLRKGRFDEIFFVDLPTPEERQQIFNIHLTKRREDISRFDLEQLAKMSDGFSGAEIEQAIVAAMYEAFAQDREFTQLDIIAALKATLPLSRTMQEQVTALRDWARQRARPAASSVAEYQRMEF; encoded by the coding sequence ATGAAAGAAGAGCTCAATATCCTAATTCAAGCTCAATACCCTTTAATCTACCTTGTGACCTCCGAGGAAGAGCGGGCCGAGCAAGCAGTTTCCACCATCGCCCAGTTATTAAAGCCCCAGCGCCGAGTATTTGTTTGGACAGTAACCCACGGGATTGTAGAGTATGGTCAACCCCGGAATGTTACTCAACATAATACTGTGTCTCCAGAGGCGGCGATTGAGTGGATAATTCGGCAGAAAGAACCTAGTATATTTATTCTTAAAGATTTACACCCCTTTATAGATGCGCCTGCAACAAATAGATCGTTACGTGATGCGATCGCTAGCTTTAAAGGCACGCAAAAGAACATCATTTTAATGTCTCCAATGCAACAAGTACCTATAGAGTTAGAAAAAGAAGTTGTTGTTATCGATTTTACGCTGCCAGATATGGCGGAGTTAAATAAAGTACTAACTCAGCACGTAGACCAAAATCGCGGTCGGCGGTTGACAACAGAAGCTAGAGAAAAGCTTCTCAGAGCTGCTTTAGGTCTAACTAAAGATGAAGCTGAGAAAGTCTACCGAAAGGCACAGGTAACTACAGGGCGTTTGACGGAAGATGAAGTAGATATCGTTTTATCTGAGAAAAAGCAACTAATTCGGCGCAATGGGATCTTAGAATACATTGAAGAAGATGAAACCATTGATGCTGTAGGTGGCTTAGAAGAGTTAAAAAGATGGCTCAAGCAACGCTCTAACGCTTTTACAGAAAGAGCTAGAGAGTATGGTTTGCCTCAACCAAAAGGGATGTTAATTCTCGGTGTTCCCGGTTGCGGTAAGTCATTGATTGCTAAAACTACTTCCCGACTGTGGGGTTTACCACTGTTGCGGTTGGATATGGGGCGAGTTTACGACGGCTCAATGGTGGGACGAAGTGAAGCAAACTTGCGGAACGCCCTGAAAACAGCAGAATCTATTTCGCCAGCGATTTTGTTTATCGATGAATTGGATAAATCCTTTGCTGGTAGTGGAGGTTCATCTGATTCCGATGGGGGAACATCAAGCAGAATCTTCGGCTCTTTCCTCACATGGATGCAAGATAAGAAATCACCAGTGTTCGTGATGGCAACCGCCAACCGAGTAGAACGCTTACCTGGCGAGTTCTTGAGGAAAGGACGCTTTGATGAAATTTTCTTTGTCGATCTGCCAACACCGGAAGAACGGCAACAAATTTTTAATATTCATCTGACCAAGCGCCGTGAAGACATCTCTCGATTCGATCTTGAGCAACTAGCTAAGATGTCTGATGGCTTTTCTGGGGCAGAAATTGAGCAAGCGATCGTTGCGGCAATGTATGAAGCTTTTGCCCAAGATCGGGAGTTCACCCAACTAGATATTATTGCTGCACTGAAGGCAACATTGCCGCTGTCTCGAACGATGCAAGAACAAGTAACGGCTCTGAGAGATTGGGCCAGACAGCGCGCCCGCCCCGCAGCATCCTCCGTAGCTGAATATCAGCGAATGGAGTTTTAA
- a CDS encoding SMP-30/gluconolactonase/LRE family protein — MENSPGLPPIYVEMQIELAPAKIITSFPVNTFLENLAIPPAGYAYAPDGTIFVTNHEVGKIVRITPDGNQQIHATVEGKVSGLAFTTNGDLVATGWNADSIPVISLVKSDGAVKTLLTLPDAIFLNGITPLSSTQYLTADSYRGAIWLIDVTKPSGSIWLEHPMLARSSSENVTPAANGLKRFGDFLYVSNTEKMLLLRIPVDSTDKPGEPEIFVEQTNIDDFAFDVEGNLYGATHIYNSVVRIAPDRNTTIIAQAEQGVIGSTAVAFGQTESDVYDGLRLRTAIYVVTNGGMFLPPPTGVVPANVVRLEVGKAGYPLI, encoded by the coding sequence ATGGAAAATTCACCAGGTTTACCCCCGATTTACGTAGAGATGCAGATTGAATTAGCACCTGCTAAAATTATTACCTCGTTTCCTGTTAATACTTTTTTAGAAAATCTAGCGATACCTCCGGCGGGCTACGCCTACGCACCAGATGGCACAATTTTTGTAACCAATCATGAAGTCGGTAAAATTGTTCGCATTACTCCAGATGGCAATCAGCAGATTCATGCGACTGTTGAAGGTAAAGTCAGTGGTCTTGCTTTCACTACCAACGGCGATTTGGTTGCAACAGGCTGGAATGCTGATTCTATACCTGTGATTTCTCTAGTTAAAAGTGATGGCGCGGTGAAAACGTTGCTGACACTACCAGACGCAATATTCCTCAATGGCATCACCCCACTTTCTAGCACTCAGTATTTGACAGCAGATTCCTATCGCGGTGCAATTTGGCTAATTGATGTTACTAAACCCAGTGGATCAATTTGGCTAGAACATCCAATGCTTGCTCGTAGCAGTTCGGAGAATGTGACTCCGGCTGCAAATGGGTTGAAGCGTTTTGGTGATTTTCTGTACGTTTCAAATACGGAAAAAATGTTGCTCTTGCGGATTCCCGTTGATAGCACTGATAAACCAGGTGAGCCGGAAATTTTTGTTGAACAGACCAATATTGATGACTTTGCCTTTGATGTGGAAGGCAACCTTTATGGAGCAACGCACATTTACAACAGTGTGGTAAGAATTGCGCCCGATCGCAATACTACTATCATTGCTCAAGCCGAGCAAGGTGTAATTGGCAGCACAGCCGTGGCTTTTGGTCAAACAGAGAGCGATGTCTACGACGGGCTACGCCTACGCACCGCGATTTATGTTGTCACCAATGGTGGAATGTTTTTACCACCGCCTACAGGGGTTGTTCCTGCTAATGTTGTTCGGCTTGAGGTTGGAAAAGCTGGGTATCCCTTAATTTGA
- a CDS encoding Uma2 family endonuclease: protein MTTNLPVATEIIPMVLQLQPAIALTEDQFYEFCQLNHDFRIERNAAGELVIMPPTGSETDERNFNLVGQLWVWTKQDGTGVGFGSSGGFTLPNGAVRSPDAAWIKRDRWEAIPAELRKKFAPICPEFVIELRSESDNLRILQDKMQEYIDNGTQLGWLIDRKQRRVFIYRPNIAVEVLDNPKTLFGETLLPGFVLDLNQVW, encoded by the coding sequence ATGACCACTAACTTACCTGTAGCCACAGAAATTATACCAATGGTCTTGCAATTGCAACCTGCGATCGCACTAACTGAAGATCAGTTTTACGAATTTTGTCAGTTAAACCACGACTTTCGCATCGAACGTAATGCTGCTGGAGAATTAGTGATTATGCCCCCTACTGGTTCCGAAACTGATGAACGCAACTTTAACTTAGTTGGGCAGTTGTGGGTATGGACAAAGCAAGATGGTACAGGTGTAGGGTTTGGTTCCAGTGGTGGGTTTACTTTGCCGAATGGTGCAGTGCGATCGCCTGATGCAGCGTGGATAAAACGCGATCGCTGGGAGGCGATACCAGCAGAACTGCGAAAAAAATTTGCACCGATTTGTCCTGAGTTTGTGATTGAATTGCGTTCAGAGAGCGATAACTTACGAATTTTGCAAGACAAGATGCAAGAGTATATTGATAATGGGACGCAACTTGGTTGGTTAATTGATAGAAAACAACGGCGAGTTTTTATTTATCGTCCTAATATAGCGGTTGAGGTATTAGATAATCCTAAAACTCTTTTCGGTGAAACTTTACTACCTGGTTTTGTTTTGGATTTAAATCAGGTTTGGTAG
- a CDS encoding type II toxin-antitoxin system VapB family antitoxin, whose product MTIITIDDELINEIIAFSHYENPQEAVIKILSNYLQQQKKELPLFERLRFIDDESAEDDIASLFERDRDTGRNFEL is encoded by the coding sequence ATGACCATTATCACAATAGATGATGAACTAATTAATGAAATTATTGCATTCAGTCACTATGAAAATCCACAGGAAGCAGTCATTAAAATATTATCCAATTACTTGCAGCAGCAAAAAAAAGAACTGCCTTTGTTTGAGCGACTACGTTTTATAGACGACGAATCTGCCGAAGATGATATCGCCTCGTTGTTTGAACGCGATAGAGACACAGGCAGGAATTTTGAACTATGA
- a CDS encoding SDR family oxidoreductase, translating into MDSQKVAIITAASRGIGAGCARELAAQGYRVSLMARSPQILDLADELGGIATQGSITNFQDLQRLVETTLTQFGRIDAVVNSFGDPPRPDLLSISDEMWIENFEMLFLSVVRIARLVTEAMRYSGGGVIVNISACDSHEPELGTPFSGTLRAAMEGFTKLYAKRYKSDRIRMVSVAPFFVADSMAELEGWNVPSDLMLGRPTTYAEFAKIIAFLISDDAKFITGTTLKVDEAYSSAI; encoded by the coding sequence ATGGATTCACAAAAAGTAGCGATTATTACGGCTGCTAGTCGAGGGATTGGCGCAGGTTGTGCGCGAGAGTTAGCAGCGCAGGGTTATAGGGTTTCACTGATGGCGCGATCGCCACAGATTCTGGATTTAGCAGATGAATTGGGCGGTATTGCTACTCAAGGATCAATTACCAATTTTCAAGACTTACAGCGATTAGTAGAGACAACTTTAACTCAATTCGGTCGTATTGATGCAGTAGTAAATAGTTTTGGAGATCCACCCCGACCAGATTTGCTATCTATTTCTGATGAAATGTGGATAGAAAACTTTGAAATGCTGTTTTTGAGTGTTGTCCGCATCGCCAGACTAGTTACAGAAGCAATGCGATATTCAGGAGGCGGTGTCATCGTGAATATTTCCGCGTGTGACTCCCATGAACCAGAATTAGGGACACCCTTTAGCGGTACACTCCGCGCCGCAATGGAAGGGTTTACAAAACTTTATGCCAAGCGTTACAAATCAGATAGAATTCGCATGGTTTCCGTAGCGCCTTTTTTTGTCGCAGATTCAATGGCAGAGTTAGAGGGATGGAATGTACCTTCGGATTTGATGCTTGGTCGTCCTACTACCTATGCAGAGTTTGCTAAAATAATTGCTTTTCTGATTTCTGATGATGCCAAGTTTATTACAGGCACAACTTTGAAGGTGGATGAAGCCTATTCTTCTGCTATTTAA
- a CDS encoding retropepsin-like domain-containing protein has product MNTTPSKRETDEIIKWLNRNRQMLLDLYKNQYIAYNANGIIAHSENLREVLALGNASKQAFLIYLVPRRTASIEILPIRFRSIARHDWQPNYSVILKHRDIESNTTMLVDSGAELSLISLKVGQDLGYALADSESTLLAETIGGRVEYVLRNVEMTIDEHNFITPVAWLQTNTGGEQLLLGREVVFDKFNIEFRQAEEQIIFTWREDLKS; this is encoded by the coding sequence ATGAACACAACGCCTTCTAAAAGAGAAACAGATGAAATAATCAAGTGGTTGAATCGTAACCGCCAGATGTTATTAGATTTATATAAAAATCAATATATTGCTTACAATGCAAATGGAATAATTGCTCACAGTGAAAACTTACGCGAAGTTCTAGCATTAGGTAATGCTTCAAAACAGGCTTTTTTAATTTACCTAGTTCCCCGTCGCACTGCTTCTATAGAAATTTTACCAATTCGATTCCGCAGCATTGCTCGACATGATTGGCAACCAAATTATAGCGTAATTTTAAAGCACAGAGATATAGAATCTAATACAACAATGTTAGTAGATTCTGGTGCTGAATTAAGTTTAATTTCATTAAAAGTTGGTCAAGATTTAGGCTATGCTTTGGCTGATTCCGAATCAACTTTGTTGGCAGAAACTATAGGTGGCAGAGTTGAGTACGTTTTACGTAATGTAGAAATGACAATTGATGAACACAATTTTATTACTCCTGTAGCATGGTTACAAACCAATACAGGCGGAGAACAATTGCTTTTAGGTCGAGAAGTTGTATTTGATAAATTTAATATTGAATTTAGGCAAGCTGAGGAGCAAATTATTTTTACATGGCGTGAAGATTTGAAGTCATAA
- a CDS encoding ester cyclase, whose protein sequence is MCKEISPTEQNKDIVLQFYGAFDRRNISEAFALLAPNFVAHMAGTSAPLDSEGFKQFGMAFYLAFTNGQHKFDQVLVEGDKVVTCGTFTATHLGDFQGLPSTGKQIKLSIMHIDRVENSKIVEHWGQGDALGLMQQLGIVFLPGPVLLPHILKSLLSKLFKKPRGINNLGV, encoded by the coding sequence ATGTGTAAAGAAATAAGTCCAACTGAACAAAATAAAGATATCGTTCTTCAGTTCTATGGAGCTTTCGACAGGCGGAATATTAGCGAAGCCTTTGCGCTTCTGGCTCCTAATTTTGTCGCTCACATGGCTGGCACATCTGCCCCTCTTGACAGTGAAGGTTTTAAACAGTTCGGTATGGCTTTTTACTTAGCCTTTACGAATGGTCAACATAAATTTGACCAGGTGCTTGTTGAAGGAGATAAAGTTGTTACTTGTGGAACATTTACAGCTACGCATCTTGGTGACTTCCAAGGTCTTCCTTCAACAGGTAAGCAAATTAAGTTATCAATCATGCATATTGATCGCGTTGAAAACAGCAAAATTGTAGAGCATTGGGGACAAGGAGATGCCCTTGGATTAATGCAACAGTTGGGTATTGTCTTTTTACCAGGGCCTGTGCTTTTGCCACATATCCTTAAAAGTCTTTTATCAAAGCTGTTTAAAAAACCAAGAGGAATTAATAACTTGGGTGTGTGA
- a CDS encoding DUF1257 domain-containing protein encodes MSHFSTLRTKITDAEILKASLRDLGISVKTEADVRGYNGQRVRSDIVAMLDGEYDLGWSRNSDGSFDLIADLWGVAKKHNQTELINSINQKYAVNKTLAEVKQRGLQNANVKLVLQ; translated from the coding sequence ATGTCTCACTTTAGCACCCTGCGTACCAAGATCACCGATGCCGAAATCCTCAAAGCTTCCTTGCGCGACCTCGGTATCAGCGTAAAGACTGAAGCTGATGTCCGTGGTTATAACGGTCAGCGCGTCCGTTCTGACATCGTTGCTATGTTAGATGGCGAATATGACCTCGGTTGGTCTCGCAACAGCGATGGTTCTTTTGACCTAATTGCTGACCTGTGGGGCGTTGCTAAGAAGCACAACCAAACCGAGTTGATCAACTCAATCAACCAAAAGTATGCCGTTAACAAAACTTTGGCTGAAGTAAAACAGCGCGGTTTGCAAAACGCCAATGTGAAGTTGGTATTGCAATAA
- a CDS encoding antibiotic biosynthesis monooxygenase, whose protein sequence is MEQDDQFVTVVITQLVKPGCENAYEIWLKDITSVARTYIGHMGTNVIRPQLGVRNEYVIIFRFDGYENLKVWMTSRDREYWLNQGKHLVESDPDVQQLCGLEAWFSLPGQPLKTPPRYKTALLTWGAVFVLINLLSTFIVPLLRGLPPLIISLIVTITMVLLLTYIVMPRVSRLFSFWLYPKSRKV, encoded by the coding sequence ATGGAACAGGACGATCAATTTGTAACCGTGGTCATTACACAACTTGTCAAACCAGGATGCGAAAACGCTTACGAAATTTGGTTAAAAGATATTACTAGTGTTGCCAGAACTTATATTGGTCACATGGGAACAAATGTAATTCGTCCCCAACTTGGTGTGCGAAATGAATATGTAATTATCTTCCGGTTTGACGGTTATGAAAATTTAAAGGTGTGGATGACATCGCGCGATCGCGAATATTGGCTGAATCAAGGTAAGCATTTGGTGGAATCTGATCCTGATGTTCAACAACTCTGTGGATTAGAAGCTTGGTTTTCTCTTCCCGGTCAACCATTAAAAACTCCACCGCGCTATAAAACAGCCTTGCTAACTTGGGGAGCTGTATTTGTGTTGATTAATTTGTTAAGTACGTTTATAGTCCCCCTACTTCGTGGTTTACCTCCCTTGATTATTTCGTTAATCGTTACAATTACAATGGTTTTGCTGTTGACATATATTGTCATGCCTAGAGTTAGTCGTTTGTTTAGCTTTTGGCTATATCCTAAATCACGAAAAGTTTAG
- a CDS encoding NAD(P)H-quinone oxidoreductase subunit 4, whose protein sequence is MNAIEFPWLTAIILLPLVAALAIPLIPDKEGRTVRWYGLGVAFADFALMIYAFWYKYDFQSSRLQLVENYPWIPQLGLHWAVGVDGLSMPLLLLTGLINTLAIFAAWKVTTKPRLFYGLMLAMYSAQLGVFVAQDLLLFFLMWEIELVPVYLLISIWGGQNRRYAATKFILYTAAASIFILIAGFALAFSGDTVTFDMATLGMKEYPKTLELLVYAGFLIAFGVKLPIFPLHTWLPDAHGEASAPGSMILAGVLLKMGGYALIRFNVEMLPNAHVTFAPVLAILGVVNIVYGACCAFAQTNLKRRLAYSSIAHMGFVLIGIASYTELGISGAVLQMVSHGLIAASLFFLSGVTYDRTHTLMMDKMGGMAKVMPKTFALFTIGSMASLALPGMSGFVGELMVFLGIATSDVYSSSFKIVVVLLSAVGVILTPIYLLSMLRQVFYGEQSLRVASRREELHLDAVISDVKPREIFITACLLLPIIGIGFYPKLATQTYDVKAVELAAHAREVLPVVAHQQPSSLYSRIFSAPTLANSQVESSINISE, encoded by the coding sequence ATGAATGCTATTGAATTTCCCTGGCTAACAGCCATAATCCTTTTACCCTTGGTGGCTGCCTTAGCCATCCCCTTAATCCCAGACAAAGAAGGTAGAACTGTGCGGTGGTATGGTCTGGGAGTTGCTTTTGCTGACTTTGCACTGATGATTTATGCCTTTTGGTATAAATACGACTTTCAGAGTTCAAGACTCCAACTTGTAGAAAACTATCCTTGGATACCGCAGTTGGGTTTGCATTGGGCGGTGGGGGTTGATGGTTTATCGATGCCCTTGCTACTTCTGACAGGCTTAATAAATACCCTCGCAATATTCGCGGCTTGGAAAGTTACCACCAAGCCGCGATTATTTTATGGTTTGATGTTAGCGATGTACAGCGCCCAGCTTGGCGTATTTGTTGCCCAAGATTTGCTGCTATTCTTCCTAATGTGGGAAATCGAGTTAGTGCCGGTTTACCTGCTGATTTCCATCTGGGGAGGACAAAACCGCCGTTATGCGGCTACCAAATTCATTCTTTACACCGCCGCCGCATCAATATTTATCTTGATTGCCGGTTTTGCACTTGCCTTCTCTGGAGATACCGTCACCTTCGACATGGCGACTCTGGGAATGAAAGAATACCCCAAAACCTTGGAATTGTTGGTTTATGCAGGTTTCTTGATTGCCTTCGGTGTAAAATTACCGATTTTCCCCTTACATACTTGGCTACCTGATGCCCACGGTGAAGCATCTGCACCCGGTTCAATGATTTTGGCTGGTGTGTTGTTAAAAATGGGTGGTTATGCCCTCATCCGCTTCAATGTGGAAATGTTGCCCAATGCCCATGTTACTTTTGCGCCAGTGTTAGCAATTTTGGGTGTAGTGAATATTGTCTACGGTGCTTGCTGTGCCTTCGCTCAAACCAATCTCAAACGCCGCTTGGCTTACTCTTCAATTGCCCACATGGGGTTTGTGCTGATTGGGATTGCCTCTTACACAGAACTGGGTATCAGTGGTGCAGTGCTACAGATGGTTTCTCACGGTTTGATTGCTGCTAGCTTGTTCTTCTTATCTGGCGTGACTTACGATCGCACTCACACCTTGATGATGGATAAAATGGGCGGTATGGCGAAGGTAATGCCCAAAACCTTTGCTCTATTTACCATTGGTTCAATGGCTTCTCTCGCCTTACCCGGAATGAGTGGTTTTGTGGGTGAGTTGATGGTATTTCTGGGTATCGCCACCAGTGATGTTTACAGTTCCAGCTTCAAGATTGTAGTTGTGTTGCTGTCAGCAGTTGGCGTGATTTTGACACCGATTTATTTACTGTCGATGCTGCGTCAAGTGTTCTACGGTGAGCAAAGTCTTCGCGTAGCGTCTCGTAGAGAAGAGTTGCACTTGGATGCTGTAATATCTGATGTCAAACCCCGCGAAATCTTTATTACCGCTTGTTTGCTGCTTCCTATTATCGGTATTGGGTTTTATCCCAAATTGGCAACGCAGACTTATGATGTGAAAGCGGTGGAATTAGCCGCTCATGCTCGTGAAGTTCTACCAGTCGTTGCTCATCAACAACCATCAAGTCTGTACTCGCGGATTTTCTCTGCACCAACACTAGCTAATTCTCAAGTTGAAAGTTCGATTAACATTTCCGAGTAA